A part of Vulpes vulpes isolate BD-2025 chromosome 15, VulVul3, whole genome shotgun sequence genomic DNA contains:
- the NKX6-2 gene encoding homeobox protein Nkx-6.2, translating to MDTNRPGAFVLSSAPLAALHSMAEMKGALFPYAQLGPAGFKAPALGGLGAQLPLGTPHGISDILGRPVGAAGGGLLGGLPRLNGLASSAGVYFGPAAVARGYPKPLAELPGRPPIFWPGVVQGSPWRDPRLGGPAQAGGVLDKDGKKKHSRPTFSGQQIFALEKTFEQTKYLAGPERARLAYSLGMTESQVKVWFQNRRTKWRKRHAAEMASAKKKQDSDAEKLKVGGSDAEDDDEYNRPLDPNSDDEKITRLLKKHKPANLALVSPCGGAGDAL from the exons atGGACACTAACCGCCCGGGCGCGTTCGTGCTGAGCAGCGCCCCGCTGGCCGCGCTGCACAGCATGGCCGAGATGAAGGGCGCGCTGTTCCCCTACGCGCAGCTCGGCCCCGCCGGCTTCAAGGCGCCCGCGCTCGGCGGGCTGGGCGCGCAGCTGCCCCTCGGCACCCCGCACGGCATCAGCGACATCCTGGGGCGGCCGgtgggcgcggcgggcggcgggctccTGGGCGGCCTGCCCCGGCTCAACGGGCTCGCCTCGTCGGCCGGCGTGTACTTCGGGCCCGCGGCCGTGGCGCGCGGCTACCCCAAGCCGCTGGCGGAGCTGCCCGGGCGCCCGCCCATCTTCTGGCCCGGCGTGGTGCAGGGCTCGCCCTGGAGGGACCCGCGGCTGGGCGGCCCGG cccaggccggCGGCGTCCTGGACAAGGACGGCAAGAAGAAGCACTCGCGGCCCACCTTCTCGGGCCAGCAGATCTTCGCGCTGGAGAAGACCTTCGAGCAGACCAAGTACCTGGCGGGCCCCGAGCGCGCGCGCCTCGCCTACTCCCTGGGCATGACGGAGAGCCAGGTCAAG GTCTGGTTCCAGAACCGCCGGACCAAGTGGCGCAAGCGGCACGCGGCGGAGATGGCGTCGGCCAAGAAGAAGCAGGACTCGGACGCCGAGAAGCTGAAGGTGGGCGGCTCGGACGCGGAGGACGACGACGAGTACAACCGGCCCCTGGACCCCAACTCGGACGACGAGAAGATCACGCGGCTGCTCAAGAAACACAAACCCGCGAACTTGGCGCTGGTCAGCCCGTGCGGCGGCGCGGGGGACGCCTTGTGA